The following nucleotide sequence is from Rhabdothermincola sediminis.
GCCCACCCCGCCAGCGGCAGCCGGTTCACCGGGAGGGGCAGCCGACGACCTGCCGTCCCGCGACGAGCTGACTCTCGCCTGGGGGGACACGATCCTGGCGTCACTATCGAATCGGGCCCGGTCGCGTTTCGCCGGGGGGCGGTTCATCACCGTGGAGGGTGGCGCGGCCGTGTTCGGCCTGCCCAACGTGCACCACGCCCGGCGTTGCGAAGAGGTGCGTGAGGAGGTGGAGCAGGCACTCGCCTCTCACTTCGCTCGACCGGTCCCGTTGCGGGTGGTGGTCGACGAGGGTGGGGCCACCGTTCAGGGTGGGTCCGCGACGGTCCCCGACCCCGAGCCCGATGAGGAGATCTCGCTGCAGGAGTTGAGCGAGTTGACCGATGCCACCGACGTCGCGACCTCTGGTCTGGAGCGGATCGCCGAGATCTTCCCCGGGGCCGAGCTCGTCGACGGTGGGGACAGCTGAACGATCGCCGAAGGAGCAGCGACGTGAGCGACCAGCCTTCCATGCCCGACTTCGACGCCTTGTTGTCGCAGGCGATGCAGATGCAACAACAGGTGATGGCGGCCCAGGCCGAGGCGGCGGCACGCCAGGTCACCGGGGTGGCGGGGGGCGGCGCGGTGGAGGTCGACGTCACCGGCGCGCTCGAGTTCATCGCGGTGCGCATCGCGCCGGAGGCGGTCGACCCCGACGACGTCGACTTGCTCGAGGACCTCGTACTCGCAGCCCTGCACGACGCGACGGCCAAGGTCCACGCACTCCAGGCCGAATCTCTGGGCGGGTTCGGTGAGCTGCTCGCCGAGTCGGGGCTCGGTGGGGTGCTGGGTGGTCCGGTGATGGACGTCGCCGCCGGCGAGGACCTCGACGAGGACTCGGGTGAGGGTCCCGGCGAGGCCCATCCGCCCGAGCGGGGTTGATGCTCGGCATGAGCATGTACGCGGGGCCGGTGCAGGACCTGATCGACGAGCTCGGTCGGCTGCCCGGTGTGGGGCCCAAGTCGGCCCAGCGCATTGCCTTCCACCTGCTGAAGGTGCCAGCGGAAGACGCCCTGCGCCTGTCGCGGGCGATCATCGAGGCCAAAGAGCGGGTCACCTTCTGTACCCGCTGCTTCAACCTCGCCGAAGGCCAGGAGTGCTCGATCTGTACCGACGACCGCCGGGACCCGTCGCTGATCTGTGTCGTCGAGGAGTCCCGTGACATCGTGGCCGTGGAGAAGACGGGCGAGTTCCGTGGTCGCTATCACGTCCTCCAGGGAGCGATCAGCCCCATCGAGGGCATCGGTCCCGACCAGCTCCGGGTGAAGGAGCTGCTGGCCCGCCTCGAGCCGGAGGGGGTGCAGGAGGTGATCTTGTGCACCAACCCCAACATCGAGGGCGAGGCCACCGCGATGTACCTGGGGCGGTTGCTCAAGCCGCTCGGCGTCAAGGTGACCCGCATCGCCTCCGGGCTGCCAGTCGGCGGTGACCTGGAGTACGCCGACGAGCTCACGCTCGGCCGGGCTCTCGAGGGTCGCCGGGAGGTCGACGCGGGCTGAGCCTGCTGTCACCGGGCGCGCGCGTCCCGGCGCGCAGAGGCCCCGGCCGAAGCCGAGGCCCCTACGCAGCAGACCGCCCGGAGGCGGGACCGGATCGCCTGGTGCGATCAGGCGTGCATCACAGCGCCCTGACGATGATGCCGTCGCCCTGTCCGCCGCCACCGCAGAGGGCGGCAGCACCGAGACCGCCGCCGCGGCGCTTGAGCTCGAGGAGCAGATGGAGTGCCAGCCGGGTTCCTGACATGCCGATCGGGTGGCCGAGGGCGATGGCCCCCCCGTTGACGTTGGTGACCTCCGCCGTGATGCCGAGATCGGCCATCGATGCCACCCCGACCGCGGCGAAGGCCTCGTTCAGCTCGAACAGGTCGATGTCGGTCACCTTGATCCCGGCTGACTCCGCGGCCACTTTGATCGCCCTGGACGGCTGGGTGAGCAGTGACGGGTCCGGGCCGGCCACCTGCCCGTAGCCGACGATCTCGCCCAGTGGGGCGACGCCGAGCTCCTCGGCCTTGGCCTTGGACATCACGATCACCGCCGCCGCGCCGTCGGAGATCTGTGAGGCATTGCCGGCCGTGATGTTGCCGGCCTTGTCGAATGCCGGGCGCAACGCCGCCAGCGACTCCACGGTGGTGCCGGGACGCACGCCTTCGTCCTCGCGCACGACGATGGGATCGCCCTTCCGCTGCGGCACCTCGACAGGCACGATCTCATCGTCGAAGAGCCCGTCCTTCTGGGCGGTGGCCGCCCGCTCGTGGGACTGGGCAGCCAGCTCGTCCTGCGAGGCACGATCGATCCCGGCGGACGCCGCGTACTTCTCGGTGCCCGCGCCCATGGCGCACTGGTCGAAGGCGCAGAACAGCCCGTCGTGCATCATCGAGTCGACGACCGTCTGATCACCCATCCGGTAACCCGCGCGGGCTCCGGGCAGCAGGTAGGGGGCGTTGGTCATGGACTCCATACCCCCGGCCACCACGATGTCCGCATCACCCTGGCTGATCATCAGGTCGGCGAGGTAGATGCTGTTGAGGCCGGACAGGCACACCTTGTTGACGGTGGTGGCGGGCACGCTCATCGGGATGCCCGCGTTGACCGCTGCCTGGCGGGCAGTGATCTGGCCGGCCCCGGCGAGCAGCACCTGGCCCATGAACACGTAGTCGACCTGGTCGGGGGCGACGCTCGCCCGCTCGAGCGCGGCCTTGATGGCGAAGCCACCGAGCTCGGTGGCGGCGAACGATGACAAGCCCCCCGAGAGCTTGCCGATCGGTGTGCGAGCGCCGGCGACGATGACGGAACCAGCCATGGAATCCCCCAGGTGTGTGTCCGGAAACGGCTGGGTGCAGTGTAGGGACCACGGAGCCGGGCTGAGCAATCCGGGGCGGGCCCATGGTGGAGGGGATCAGTGGCTGCCCGGCGAGTCCCCTGGGTCCGAGGCACTCGGGTGGCCGGTTGGCGTACCCACTGCTTGTCGGCCAACAACCCCGTCCTGATCCCGGACGGTCTGCCTGGCGGGCGGGCCGGGATGATCGGCGTCCGCGGCGGCGTGCTCGGCGGCCCGCAGGACCGCTGCTCGAACCATCCGACGCAGGGAATCCCGCTCTCGTTCCTCGTCGACGTCCCGATCCGAGGGCGTCCCAGCCGTGAGGTGTGGGTGTTCCCGACCGGCGGAGGGATGGCGGTGTTCCGGCGTCGAGTCGGTGTCGGCGGCCGAGCCGGAGTCCTCGGGCTCCCGGCCGCTCGGGGCGCCCGGCGGGAAGTCCCCGATCCGGACCACCGGCTCGCCTGAGGTGAGATCGACCACGGGCTCGGTCTCCGAGCCCGCCACCCGGACGATCGCGGTGTCGATCTCGTCGCGCACGGCCCGCAACCGTTCGACGGCGGCCTGCTCGGCGCGCACCATCTGCTCGGCCCGGCGGCGTACCCCGGCGAGGACTCGGTGGGCGCGCTGCTCGGCTTCGGCCTCCACTAGCGCCAGGCGCTCCTCCGCCTGGCGCTCGGCTTCCCGCACGAGGGTCTCGGCCTGCTGCTGTGCCCGCAGCAACGCTTTCTTGGCCTGCTGACGCTGCTGGTCGGCCTCGGCCCGGATGCGGGCCGCGTCGGCGGCGGCCGCGGAGCGGATCTCGGCGGCCTCCTGATCGGCCTCCGAGCGCAGGGACTCGCCGACCCGCTCGGCCGCCCGCAGGATGTCGGCAACCTCGGCGCTCACCCGCTGATGCAGCTCGTGGCCGCCATCGCCGGAGGTAGAGGTGTCGGCATGGCGGTGCACACCCGGGAGCAGATGGTGCATCGCATACCGATAGGACGCGGCCACCTCGGTGAGGAAGCGATCGACCTGTTTCGGGTCGTAGCCCCTGGCCACCAGCGGGAACCGGCGACCTTCGATCTCCTCCGGCGTGAGCGCCACCGCTCTCGTCCCCCGTCCGTCTGTGTCGGGCCCACCTGGTCACGGGTGCCCGCCTGCTGTTGCTCCACCGAGATCTGGTGTCCCAGAGCGGTCGAAGCTCAGATAGGTCGTATGACCTACGAGTCTACGCAACCGCGGAGGGTGGCGTGAAGGATGATTGATTATTCGTGAATCGCACTAGTTTGGTCGCGGTTTTCGGAGCCGGGTACGTTCGTGTCATGCAGGAGATCGTCGAAGCCATCCAGTCGGGCGCGCCGGGCGAGGAGCTCGCCAACCTTCCGCTCCCGGAGTCTTACCGGGCCGCGGTCGTGCTCGAGGCGGAGCAGGATATGTGGGAGGGCGTCGAGTCCGGTGACAAGGACCCGCGCAAGTCCCTCCACATCCAGGACGTCACCCTCCCCGAGCTGGCACCTGATGAAGCGGTGATCGCGGTGATGGCCAGCTCCATCAACTTCAACACCGTCTGGACGTCCATCTTCGAGCCGCTCCCCACCTTCGGCTTCCTGAAGCGTCTCGGCAAGGAGAGCGTGTGGGGGGCTCGCCACGACCAACCGTTCCACATCGTCGGATCGGATGCGTCCGGCGTCGTGCTCCGGGTTGGCTCCGCGGTGCGCAACTGGCGCCCGGGCGACCGGGTGACCGTCCACTGCAACTACGTGGACGATCAGGACCCTTCGGCCCACAACGACTCGATGCTGGCCGCGAACCAGCGCATCTGGGGCTTCGAGACCAACTACGGGGGCCTCGCGGAGCTGTCGGTGGTCAAGGCCAACCAGCTCATGCCCAAGCCGGCGCACCTCACCTGGGAAGAGGCCGCGGTCAACGCCCTGTGCAACTCCACGAGCTACCGGATGCTGGTGTCGCCCCACGCTGCGGGCATGAAGCAGGGCGACGCGGTGCTCATCTGGGGAGCCACCGGCGGCCTCGGCGGGTACGCGGTCCAGTACGTGCTCAACGGCGGTGGCACGCCCGTTGGGGTGGTCTCCTCACCCGAGAAGGGCGAGATCCTCAAGGCCATGGGCTGCGAGGCGGTCATCGACCGTAAGGCGGCCGGCTACCGGTTCTGGAAAGACGAGCACACCCAGGACGAGAGCGAGTGGCGCCGCCTGGGCAAGGACATCCGGGCGCTCATCGGTCGGGACGTCGACATCGTCTTCGAGCACCCCGGGCGCCAGACCTTCGGGGCGTCGGTGTTCGTCGCCGCTCGGGGTGGCACCGTCGTGACCTGCGCCGCCACGAGCGGGTACATGATCGAGTACGACAACCGCCACCTCTGGATGAAGCTGAAGCGGATCGTAAGCTCCCATTTCGCGAACTACGCCGAGGCCTGGGCCGCGAACCAGCTGATCTGCGAGGGCAAGGTGCAACCGATCCTCTCGGCGGTCTACCCGCTCGACCAGACCGGCGAAGCCGCGTACCAGGTCCACAAGAACCTCCACGAAGGCAAGATCGGCGTGCTGTGCCTCGCCCCGAAGGAGGGGCTCGGCATCGACGATCCGGCCTTCCGCGAGGAGGTCGGCGAGGACAAGATCACCCTCTTCCGCCGCCACGGCGCTTAGGAGGACGACATGAGCCCGGTGAGTGCCCGCATCCCAGGTCAAGACGGCGACGAGAACGAGGCCGCCGAGTCGGCCGCCGTCTCCCCGTTGCTGACCGAGATCGACCACGTGGCCATCGCGGTCAACGACCTCGGTGCGGCGATCGATTACTACCGCGACACCTTCGGGGCGGTCGTCGACCATCGGGAGATCGTCGACAGCGACGGCGTCGAGGAGGCGCTGTTGAAGGTGGCGGAGAGCTACATCCAGCTTCTGACGCCCACCCGGGACGACTCACCCGTCGCCAAGTTCCTGGAGCGCAAGGGTGAGGGGTTGCACCACATCGGGTACCGGGTGAAGGACTGCGCGGCGGCCTTGCAGGCGGTGAAGGATCAGGGCGGGAGGGTCATCGACGAGGCGCCTCGCCCCGGGTCGAGGGGGACGACCGTGGCGTTCGTGCACCCCAAGACCGCGTTCGGCACCCTCATCGAGCTCGTCCAGGAGTAGGCCCGGTCGCCGGGCCTGCCGCTGATCGCGCGCGTGAGGGCCCCGTGCGCGTCCACCTCGTCGACGGCACCTACGAGCTGTTCCGCTACTACTTCGCGCTGCCGTCGCACGTCACGGCCTCCGCTCAGGAAGTGGCCGCGGTGCGGGGGGTGGTCGGCTCGCTGCTCGGCCTGCTCGAAGAGGGCGCGACGCACGTCGGGGTGGCCACCGACCACGTGATCGAGTCGTATCGCAACGACCTCTGGCCGGGCTACAAGTCGAGCGCCGGGGTGCCCGCCGACCTGCTGTCGCAATTCCCGATCCTGGAGGAAGCCTTGCAGGCCGCGGGCTTCGTGGTTTGGCCGATGGTGGAGCTCGAGGCCGATGACGCGCTGGCCGCGGCGGCAGCCGATCTCGCCGCAGACCCCCGGGTGGAGCAGGTGCTCATCTGCACTCCCGACAAGGACCTCGCCCAGTGCGTCTCGGGCCAGCGGGTCGTGCAGCTCGATCGCCGCCGGGGCATCGTGCTCGACGAGGCCGCGGTGGTGGCCAAGTTCGGTGTGCCCCCGGCGTCGATCCCCGACTACCTGGCGCTGGTGGGTGACAGCGCCGACGGCTTCCCTGGCCTGCCCGGCTTCGGGGCCAAGTCGGCCGCCGCGCTGCTGGCCCGCTGGGGGCACCTCGAGGCCATCCCAGCGGACGGGGCGGCCTGGGACGCGAACGTCCGCGGGGCCACGAAGCTGGCGGCGACCCTGCGTGAACGCTGGGCCGACGCGCTGCTGTTCCGCCGGATCGCCACCCTGGAACGCGACGCCATCACGGTCGACGACGTGGAGGCGCTTCGTTGGCGCGGTCCGCGTGATGAGTTCGCATCCGTCGCTCGGCGCATCGATGCCGAGTCACTGGTGGCCCGCGCCTTGCGGATCGCGGCGGCCCGCGGGGGTTGACGGCACCCCTCCAGCGGCCGCGCGCCCGGGCGGGCTAGCGCCGGAGGTCGAACAGCGCGCTCAGCTCGGCAGGGGCCACCTCCTCGAGCTGCGCGTAGGTGCACTGCTCGGGGGCCTTGTCGTCACGCCAGCGGACCAGCCGGGTGGCGTGCCGGAAGCGGTCACCCTGGAGGTGGTCGTAGGCGACCTCGCACACCCGCTCGGGGCGGAGCGGCGTCCACGACAGGTCCTTGCCTCCACTCCAGCGGCTGGGGGCACCGGGCATCCGACCGGCGGTGCCGTCGGCGCGGGCCTCCGCCAGGTACCACGCACGCCAGGGATGGCTGTCCAGGGCGCGGTCCCGGTAGGGCTCGATCTCCCCCACGAGTTCGGCCCGCCGCTTCGCGGTGAACGACGTGGCCACGCCCACGTGGTGCAGCGTTCCCCGCTCGTCGTACAGGCCGAGCAGCAGCGATCCCACGCCGTCGCCATGCTTGTGGGTGCGGAACCCGGCGACCACGCAGTCGGCGGTGCGCAGGTGCTTCACCTTGAACTGGACTCGCCGGTCCTGCTCGTAGTGCCCGTCGAGCGGCTTGGCCATCACGCCGTCGAATCCCGCGCCCTCGAAGCGGACGAACCAGTCGTGCGCGACCGATCGGTCGGTGGTGGCGGGCGTGAGGTACAGCGGTGACACTGCGGCGGCGAGCAGCTCGGCCAGTGCGTGGCGGCGCTCGCGGAACGGGGCCTCGGTCAGGGAGCGGTCACCGATCGCCAGCACGTCGAAGGCCACGAACGATGCCGGCGTCTCCCGGGCGAGGCGTTCGATGCGGGACACCGCGGGATGGATGCGCTGCTGGAGCGCGTCGAAGTCGAGCCCGTGGCCGGTCACGACGACCAGCTCGCCGTCGAGCACGCATCGCGCCGGGAGCTGGGCTCGCAGGGGATCGACCAGCTCGGGGAAGTAGCGGGTCAGCGGCCGGTCGTTGCGGCTGCCCAGCACGATCTGGTCGCCGTCGCGGAACACGATGCAGCGGAAGCCGTCCCACTTGGGCTCGAACAGGTAGTCGCCGTCGGGAAGCTCGTCCAGGCTGTGGATCGCTCGGGCCAGCATCGGGGCGACCGGCGGCGCGACGGGCAGGTCCATGTCCACCGGAGGCTATCCCCGGCGTCCCGGTGTCCCCGGGGTCAGCTGGTCGACCCGCCCCGGCCAGGCCCGGAGCTGGTCGAGCAGCGCTCGGGGGGACGAGGCGGTGAGCAGGAGGCGCCGGTTCTCCGCTCGCAGGACGCCCACGGCCACCGCGTGGTCCAAGAAGGCGAGGAGCGAGTCGAAGAAGTCGCCCACCTCGAGCAGGCCGGTGGGCTTGGTGTGGAGACCGACCTGGGAGGCGGTCACCGCCTCGAAGAGCTCCTCGAGGGTGCCGAAGCCCCCAGGTAGGGCCACGAAGGCGTCCGACAGCTCTGCCATCAGCAGCTTGCGCTCCTGCATGGTCTCGACCACGTGCAGCTCGGAGAGGCCCGGGTGCGCGATCTCGGATTCCACCAGCCACGACGGGATGACCCCGATCACCTCGCCCCCCGCCGCCAGCACGGTGTCGGCGAGCACGCCCATGAGCCCCACGCTCGCGCCGCCGTAGACGAGGGTGAGGCCCTCCGCCACGATCAGCTCCCCGAGGGCCACCGCGGCCTCGGCGAACACCGGGTCCGTCCCGAGGCTCGACCCGCAATACACGCAGAGGCGCTCGATCGGCCGCATCCGGGGCACGCTAACGCACCCGCCGGCGGCCCCCGGCGGCACCCGTGGAGCGATTCGGTCAGGGAGGAGAGGCGCCGGTAGATTCGGGCCTCTATGTCCGATCATCCGATGACCGAGCGGCTCGAGGAGCTGGCCAAGCGCAAGGAGGAGGCTCTCCACCCGGGGTCCGAGCGCGCCGTCCAGCGTCAGCACGAGAAGGGCAAGATGCTCGCCCGCGAGCGCATCGAGTACCTGCTCGACCCCGGTTCGTTCCACGAGCTCGACATGCTCGCCCGGCACCGGGCTTTCAACAGCGGCATCGAGGAGCGGCCCTACACCGACGGGGTGATCACCGGCTGGGGCACCATCGACGGCCGCAAGGTCTTCGTGTTCTCCCAGGACTTCACGGTCTTCGGCGGCGCGCTGGGGGAGGTCTTCGCGGAGAAGATCCACAAGGTGATGGACCTGGCCCTGTCGGTGGGTGCCCCGGTGATCGGGCTGAACGACGGTGCCGGCGCCCGAATCCAGGAAGGTGTGGTCTCGCTCGCCTCCTACGGCGGGATCTTTTACCGCAACGTCCTGGCGTCGGGGGTCACGCCCCAGATCTCGGTGATCCTCGGTCCGTGCGCGGGCGGCGCGGTGTACAGCCCGGCGATGACCGACTTCATCTTCATGGTCGAATCGACATCGCACATGTTCATCACCGGGCCGGACGTGGTGAAGACGGTCACCGGCGAAGAAGTGACGCTCGAGGAGCTCGGCGGCGCCCGGAGCCACGCCACGAAGTCGGGTGTGGCCACCTTCGTGGCCCCCGACGAGAAGACCTGCCTGGACGACGTCCGTTACCTGTTGTCGTTCCTGCCATCGAACAACCTCGAGCCGCCGCCGTACTACGAACCCACCGACGATCCCGAGCGCCGCTGTCCGGAGCTGATCGACCTCATGCCGGCCAGCCCGAACATGCCCTACGACATGAAGCAGGTCATCGCCGCGGTCGTCGACGACGGTGACTTCTTCGAGTACTTCCCGAGCTGGGCTGGGAGCATCGTGTGCGGCTTCGCCCGCCTCGACGGCCACCCGGTGGGGGTGGTCGGCAACCAGCCGATGCAGCTGGCGGGGGTGCTGGACATCGAGTCGTCGGAGAAGGCGGCCCGGTTCGTGCGGACCTGCGACGCGTTCAACATCCCGCTCGTCACGTTCGTGGACGTGCCCGGTTTCCTGCCCGGGGTGGACCAGGAATACGGCGGCATCATCCGCCACGGCGCCAAGCTGCTCTACGCCTACTGCGAGGCGACCGTGCCCCGCATCCAGGTCATCACCCGCAAGGCCTACGGCGGGGCCTACGTGGTGATGAACTCCAAGTCGATCGGCGCTGATCTCGCGTTCGCCTGGCCGTCGGCCGAGCTGGCGGTCATGGGCCCGCAAGGCGCGGTCGAGATCCTCTACCGGCGCGAGCTGCAGGCAGCCGCCGATCCGATCGCCCGCCGCAACGAGCTGGTGGAGGAGTACACGGAGCGCTTCGCCAACCCGTACGTGGCCGCCGAGCGAGGCTTCGTGGACGACGTGATCGACCCGGCCGACACCAGGATCAAGCTGATCGCCGGCCTGGAGCTGCTCCGCACGAAGCGTGAGGAGCTCCCAAAGCGCAAGCACGGGAACATCCCGCTGTGACCGGCGCCGACCACCAGGCGGCGGCTGCGGCCGGGATCGGCGACGTCCGCCCGGTGCCCTCGGAGGAGGAGGTGGCGGCCATCGTCGCCGCGATCGAGGCGGCCTGGCCGCGTGGCGTGCTGGCCGAGCCGTCGCAGGAGATGCCCCGGTGGCGGTTCTCCGGGCGGTGGTGGTCCAAGCCACTGCCCGCTCGCCGCGACCGCCCCTGATCGTCCCTCCCGGCCAACCTATGCTCCGCACATGGAGCTCACCTCGGTGGCCGACGACAGCGCGGTCGTCCACGACGGTCTCGATGTCCGCCGGTACGAGGACCTCGAACCCGATCACCTCTATGAGTACGACGGCTTCGCCTTCCGTACCCTCGAGCGCCCGGGAGGTGAGCTGCTGTGCCGGTTCGCCACCGTCAACGACGTGCACTTCGGCGAGACGGAGTGCGGCATCATCGAGGGCCTCGAGATGGGCCCCATCTTCAGCGTGGATGACGGCGAGGAGCCCTACCCGGAGACCATGAACCGGGGGGCCATCCACGAGATCGAGCAGATCGACCCCAGCGTGGTGGTGGTGAAAGGTGATCTCACCTCACTCGGCACCCGCGAGGAGTACGAGCTGTTCCTCGAGTACTACGGCGAGGCGTTCGGCGACCGCCTGGTGCACGTCCGGGGCAACCACGACGCCTATCACGGTGAGACGTTCGCCTCCGACGCCCCTCTCGTCGTCGAGCTGCCCGGGGTCACGTTGGCCGTGCTCGACACCTCACGGGTTCGGCGAGCCAACGGCTACCTTTCGGATGAGTCGCTGGTGTGGCTGCGTGACCTGGCGGCCAGCACGGATGGCCCGGTGCTGGTGTTCGGTCACCACCACGTCTGGAGCCCGGAGTCCGCGCAGCGGCCCGAGAGCTACTTCGGCATCAACCCCGACGACAGCGAGCGCCTGGTCGAGATCTTCGCCGCCCACCGGAACCTGCGCGGCTACTTCGCAGGGCACACCCACCGCAACCGGGTGCGCCGCTTCGGCCTCACCCATGACGTGCCCTGGGTGGAGGTGGCCTGCGTGAAGGACTATCCGGGGGCCTGGGCCGAGTACCGGGTGTACGAGGGAGGGATCCTGCAGGTCTTCCACCGCATCTCCACCCCCGAGGCCCTGGTGTGGACGGAGAAGACCCGGCACATGTTCAACGGCACCTACGCCGAGTACGCGCTCGGCGAGCTCACCGACCGCTGCTTCGTCATCACCACCTGACCCGGCTGATCCAGGTTCAGGAGTCGGCGGAGGCGACCTCGATGCGGTCCTGGCGCCATTCCCGGGCCATGTCGAGTGCCAGGTCGGCCCGGTCCAGGACCTCCTCGGTGGACAACCCGTGAGCCGGGTAGCAGGCGACCCCGGCCCATACCGTCAGGCCGCTCGAGCGGCTCACCAGCCGCCGGCGGATCCGCTCGACGGTCCAGATGGCTCCGTTCTCGGTCGTGTCCTCCAGCACCAGCGCGTAGCCGCCGTCGAGCAAGCGGCAGGCGGTGTCGGCTTCGCGGACCGTTTCGCGGATCGTCTCGGCCACCAGCACCGGCTCGGCGGGACGGGGCAGCCCCGAGTCCAACCCTTCGATGACCTCCATGAGCACCACGGCCACCGGGCGCAGGTTGCGGCGGGCGGCGGCGATGCGGGCATCGAGCGCCACCGTGAAGTACCCCTCGCTGAACAGCCCGCTCGGCCCGTCGGTCAAGGCGTCGCCCTGGGTGCTCTTGCGCATCGCCGTGAGCTCGATGCGCGAGGCGAGCTTCTTCTCCACCTCGGCCCGGGCCCGAGCCTCGTGGTC
It contains:
- a CDS encoding metallophosphoesterase family protein → MELTSVADDSAVVHDGLDVRRYEDLEPDHLYEYDGFAFRTLERPGGELLCRFATVNDVHFGETECGIIEGLEMGPIFSVDDGEEPYPETMNRGAIHEIEQIDPSVVVVKGDLTSLGTREEYELFLEYYGEAFGDRLVHVRGNHDAYHGETFASDAPLVVELPGVTLAVLDTSRVRRANGYLSDESLVWLRDLAASTDGPVLVFGHHHVWSPESAQRPESYFGINPDDSERLVEIFAAHRNLRGYFAGHTHRNRVRRFGLTHDVPWVEVACVKDYPGAWAEYRVYEGGILQVFHRISTPEALVWTEKTRHMFNGTYAEYALGELTDRCFVITT
- a CDS encoding GGDEF domain-containing protein, with the translated sequence MNRRPLAVLAVGALGLAVGVAAAIWDAITLAVVAGSLALVAGVAGYRLVGLLYRARTEIDELQEKVQQLEQTVDHEARARAEVEKKLASRIELTAMRKSTQGDALTDGPSGLFSEGYFTVALDARIAAARRNLRPVAVVLMEVIEGLDSGLPRPAEPVLVAETIRETVREADTACRLLDGGYALVLEDTTENGAIWTVERIRRRLVSRSSGLTVWAGVACYPAHGLSTEEVLDRADLALDMAREWRQDRIEVASADS